Within Melospiza georgiana isolate bMelGeo1 chromosome 21, bMelGeo1.pri, whole genome shotgun sequence, the genomic segment tttttgttttgttttaagtgAGGAAAAACTGAGTTGTGAACACCCCTGGTATTACTTTGAAATCAGTCACCAAACTGCTCTCAGCCAACTCCACACAGGGCAGGATTATCCATCCAGGTCCCTGCTCTGACAGGGCTGTGAATGGAGGCCGTGGGGGTTTGTGCTCCTCTGACCCACTCTTCCTCCCCTGGCTACTGCTGCCCCTTGCTTGAGAAGGGGTAGCTATGGAACAGGGGCATATTGGGCAGGATAAACCCAGCAGCCTGTctgacagcctgctctgctccggGGACACATAAAACCCGGTGAATCGCTGCTGTGTGACCcgtgctgagcccagcagagcgATGCTGCTTAATTGGAGCTTTTAATGCGCCGTGGAGCTGGTGCGCGTTCCAAGGAGCCGCGGGGCCGGAGGATGCTTAGGACCCAGGGGAAGCGCTGTGGAGCCCGCCCGGCTGCGCTCGGAGCCGCTCCTGCCTCCCCGGCCAGCGCTTCTCAGGTGTCCCGGAGCGCGGAGCTGTGCGAGGCCCTCCCGGCAGCTGCCCCTGCCGCACGCCCGTGCCCATGCTCCGGGCCCCCCGGGCACCCATGTGCTGGCGCGGGCACCCCTTGGCACCATGAATGACCAGTACCACCGAGCCGCCCGGGACGGCTACCTGGACCTGCTGAAGGAAGCCACCAAGAAGGACCTGAACTCGCCCGATGAGGATGGCATGACCCCGACCCTATGGGCCGCCTACCACGGCAACCTGGACGCGCTGCGCCTCATTGTCAGCAGAGGGTGAGTGCTGGCCAGGGACCAGGGGGAGCTGGGACCCCCTTCTTCCCCCTCTCTGCTCGCACGTCAGTGTGCCCCAGAAAATTATGGCTTCTCTCTGTAAGACCCCTACTCCTGTCCTCCCTGCTGttacttttctttgtttgtgGTGCTTTGAATCTAATCCAACACTCCTGATAACTGCTCtgtgttttcccagctcctctgacCCTCCCAAGTGCTCTTGCCCCCAGCCTGCTTGCAGCACCGTGGGCAGGGATGAGTTCACCTTTCCAAGTGCTTTGTAATCTTTTACAGCTCCCATAAGGATAAACACATTGTGTTGCTGATGTGTAAAAAGGCCTTTTAAGTGAGGAGGTAGAGAAAATAACtgctccctctgtccccagaaTGCTTGCAGAGGGATGTATGCAGTGCCAGCTGGCAGTGGCTGGCACTTGTCTGTTTTACCCAGAGCAGGGTCTCAGTATGCGAGCCCTGGGCAGCTTGTTGTACACTTGGAGCCTGGGAAATTCAGGTTTTCCAAGAGCAGATTTCTTTAAGCCCAGTCTCCCCAACAGGGCCTGCTCCATACTGGTCTATGTCTCTGTACCTCACCCTGGGCTGCCAAATCTTTAAGAGTTTCTGGCTTCCTAAATGTGGAGAGGTGGGAGTGGGATTAAGGGGACTTGTCAGACTGGAGGGATTTACACCTTGGTGTTGGGGGAACCACACAAGGTCTGTGCTAAAGCAAGACCTGCCATTCCTAGCTCCCTCTGGGGCAGTCTGTGACTCTCCAGTTCCTATTAAACCCCCAAACACACAGCCCGGTGCTtccttctgctccagcagctcttctGAGCACCTCTTTTAAAGCTGGAGTGGCTTCTGCCTTGTGTTGAGAGATTGGTGGTgctgattttgatttttgtatttCTAATATTGTGGGATGGTACTGAGGTCAGCAGCCTGGATGGACATCACACCTCCTTGGAAGGGCTTGACTTCACGTTGGGCTTGGTGGGCCTGTCAGCTGCCATTCAGGGATTTGTTGTCCACCCTGGGCTGTGTTAGAGCTCTTGTACCTGACCAGCCACATCTCCACTGCACCTGTTCCTGGGCTCTTGCCATTTCCTGATATTCTGGTTTGCTTGTGCAAAACATTCATCCAGAACCTCAGCTGTGCTCACGGGCAGAGCTCCTCCATCCATTGTTGTCCTTTCATTGTAAATCATTTCCTTTTGGATCCTGAACTGAAGGCTGTGTACAAAGTGGCTTTGAGAAGTCCTGATGCAGTAGAAGTGTGTTCAGGAAAAGATTATTTCTGGGTCTGGAAGGGAGAGAGCAAGACAGTGCTCCAAGTGGAGCATCCTGAGGGGGTCTGGGCTGAGAGCCCTGTGATGCTTCCCTGGCTAGGGCTCTGTGACTCCCTGTGTAGTCCAGGAAAGGCTGTGCTCAGCAAAAACCTGTCCAGAGCTCCTGTCAGGACAGGAATGGCTAGCCAGGGCCAGAGGGGCATGGGAGGAATGCTCAGGGGATGAGAGCCTGAAGTTAAAAATGGTTCCAAAGACTCTGATGGCCAAAAAGTCAAAACTGGAAGGCCCAAGCAGTGGTTGAATGCCCCTCCAGAGAGGCAAAGGCTTTTGGACTGACTTTATAATCTCTTTATGTCACTGTACCTCCTCATATTGCTCATCTCCATCACAGGGCgccctgcagcaccactgcctgccctgccaacCCCCATCTAAGCCAGCAGTTTCTGCCTCTCCACAAAGCCCAAGGGAAGCTTTTGTAAACTCACATTGGATTAAAAGGTCCTTGTGGGCTCAAATCGtgttccagtgcagcctggctgctgtttAATTAACAACCTAATATACATTTGTTCCTGACAAGGAAAATAGCCTGGCAAAAGCCCAGTGCCCTTTACATGATGGATGGTGGAGCAAGGTGTGTGGCTGTGGGACTGCAGGATGTGTTTGCATTTGTGCATTCATCTCCATGTGTCAGATCCTTGCCCAGGGCCACAGAGAGACCAGTAAAGTGCTTGGCATGGAGGCAGCTCCTTGGAGCTGGCTGTGGGTCTGCCAAAGGCAGGAAAGCCCCAGCCTGGGGGCAAGGGTGCCAGAGAGGTGGAATTGTGCAAGACCCAGGAGAGCCTGAGGGCAGACCCTGTAATTTTCTGCCAGTGCCCACGATGATGTTCCACAGTATTTAAGCTTTGTTCAGAGATGAAACTTAATGCTTTGTTATATATGTTACTATTACACCTGCACTATAACCACTGTGAGGCAAGAGGGAGGGCCCCTGAGCATCCCAAAATGTCAGAGAATTGCTCTCTGGCCTCTGCTGCCAAAATATTCCTCCTTTGGTTCAGAGAGCCCTGCACTACCAGGTGGGAGTGTGGGACTATGGGATGGAGCAGCATCTGGGGGAGTGGAggctttggggctgggctggctccatgcagggatggggtgggaggCATCTCCAGGGCCTGAGGGGGCTGGTGAGCCTCCACCTGGGTGTCACAGGGATGTCAGAGCACCCAGGATGATGGGGAGTCCTGGGACAGCAAGAAACACCAGAATCTCCTtgccagtgctgggcagtgcccaaaCAAGATGGGACATTGAGTGCTATGAAATGCCCTTTGAGGGTGGCCAGAGGAACCCTGAgaaagcagggctgtgggagggggCTCCTGAGGGCCAAAATCATGGCTCTAATGGTCGTGCCAGGCTGATGGACACATGTAGGCTCTGTCATCAGTGAAGGAGCCTCATCCACATGTGTTCAGCAGATTGTGGTGTCAGGCTGGAACAAGGAGGGGGAAGGAAATCCTTTGGTAGGTCCTTGAGGGAAGCTTGTTGCCCCAACCCACATGGAAGGGGTAATGAAATAGGCTGGTGATgtgtctgtgcctctgtgcaCCCTTTGCAACAGACAGAGAgagggtttgggatggagggatCAGCAGTGGCTCATCCTTCTTGTTTGCCACACAAAAagcctttttcttcctcctggcCGGGCTCTAGTGAGGAAAACAAACTCAATTAACATGATGGCTGGGAAGAGGCAGGCAGGCTGGCATTTAGCATTGCAGCTTTTCAGACACAGTAATTCTTCAGTGTGGTTCATTAGGTACTGCTGTGGCAGTGGCAGGCACCAGTCCAGCTCCAGTTACAGGCAGGTCTGGGGGCCTTGGCTGGGATCAGCCAGGACTTGCTTGCAGTGGACAGCAGAGGTGTGAGGATGCGTCTGCAGGTCCTCGCTCAGCAGAGCTGGTTCCCATTTTCCCATCTCACAGAAACAGGGGGCACAGATACTTGGGATGTcagtggcagaggggacaggtgGCTCAGACATGGTTTGGGGCTGACGGTGGCTCCTGACATCAGCCAGGCTGCTCGAGGGCATCACAGCAgccctcagggcagggctgcagcaaagGCACGGGAAGGGGATGTGAGGGTGATATGAGGGTGATGTGAGGGTGATGTGAGGGAGATGTGAGGGCGATGTGAGGGTGATGTGAGGGCGATGTGAGGGTGATGTGAGGGCGATGTGAGGGCGATATTAGGGTGATGTGAGGGCGATGTGAGGGCGATGTGAGGGCGATGTGAGGGTGATGTGAGGGTAATGTGAGGGCGATGTGAGGGTGATGTGAGGGTGATGTGAGTGTGATGTGACACTGATGTGAGCGTGATGTGCACCCTCTGCACCCACAGGGCTGGAGGCCGCGTGGGAGCCggggcagcctggctgtgttGGTGGGGACCTTCCCAGGGTGAGGACCTGCCGGGAAGGTGAAGGAGCAGGGTGGGGCTCTGTTGCAGCTTCGTGGCTTCCGGCacctgagctggctgctggcagtgagGGTGAGCCCTGGGCACGTTGGGGTGCTGAACCAGGAGACGTGGCCCTGGCCACTGCCCCAGCACGAGCAGCCACCGGacaggagctgccagcctggctttcTGCTGGGACAAGAGGCAGAGAGCCCTGGCACGACCCTCATCTACAGCATCTCTGctggatttttggggatttgaGCCTGGAGGACAATCGAATCCTCAGGCTACCACTATCTGGGGAAAACTTGGTGTACAGGACccaaagctctgctctgagcccaaAAGCTCatcttttctgctcttttctaGGCTTTGCTTGGGTCATTGCCCTCACTGACTATGCTGAAGGTAGTGAGGGATTGCTTCTCAAgccataaattatttttttcacgCTTCCTTTATCCAAAACCATTTTATGGGAGCAGAGACACTCTGCACCCAGTTGGCTCCTGGTCTGAGGGCCCGATACCTCACACACACCCATGAGCCAAGGGTGAGCCAGCCCTTTGCTATCAGAGGAACTTCACACATGCGGCCAGGGAAGAGCATATGTAAGTGCCCCTGAATTCCCCAGCTAATTGGAATCCTATGGGagaagcagaggggaaaaaccAGCAGGAAGGGAGTGAGCATGCATGTCATGGTGCAAACACAGTGACTCAAGAGATGCACATGTCCACATAAGGGGCCCAATTAACAGTGTTTTAATAATGATTATTACAGGAGTTGACTAAGTGCTCAAAAACGCTTTGAAGCTGAGAAGTGCTGCACTTTACACCTGTTATTAAAATATGTTCCCACTTAGTGGACCCTGCAGTCAGCATCTCCTCATGTGCAGCACCCCGGAGGTGAAGTTTTGCTCAGACAGACACCTGCCAGAGGGAGGGCCTCATGTTTATTATCTGAGTTGAATCAAACATCCCTACTTTGCAAGTCACCgttcttctttccttctgatGCATTTTTAGCGCCTGCGGCAGACATTTACAGGGCAGAGGGCCTGGGATATCTAATTTTGCTCTAATACTCTTCTTTCTAGACAGTGGCAATGACCAGGGAAAGCTGGTTTTGATGttctttcccctctctctctgagGAAAGTAGACTTTCACATATGAAACCCCCAAGAGCTCCCTGGCTTTGCCCTCTGCCCCCTGAACCAGACAGACCTGAGAACAGGCTCCAAAAGGTACTGGATGGATTGAGCATCCACACACTTAATTTAGGGGGCAAGACTATTTCCAGTGAGTCCACTGCTCCCCACCATGAGTCCACAGACACACTGGGACCCTTGGGGTGCCCGGGCTCACCTGCCCACCATGCCAGGCACACCAGTGCCCTTTCAGAGcacacaaaacaaaccaacagccCTTCACACACTGGAGTCTCTCACCAGCACCAGCAGTTCCATGTGGAACAGGTTCACTGGCTCTTTAAATCCAGCTTCATCAATTATTTACTCCTCTCTTGCAATTCATCAAATATTTATCCTCCCCATGCATTTCCCAGCCTGGACATGTCACTACGAGGGTAGAAGCAAGGGCTGGGGAATTACTGCTCCTGGAAACTCGGCATTGCCAGAGCACTATCAGatcccttccctccttttctTGGTTTCATGGCTCCTCAGCCCTGTGATCTCCTGCCTTCCCCCTCTTCATCACTCATCTTTGAAAcctctttctccttctgtaGATGTCAAAGGCTGTGGCTCAAAAGTCCTGaagggtttgtggttttttcgGCCTTACAGAGTTTCAAACCTATTGATTAACTTGCTGAATTTACCAATGAGCTCAAGGTTGTGCTTACTGTGTTTCTGTAAATTTAGTGAAAACATGTTTATGATGGAGtttgctgttcctgctcccactgAGAAAGCTGAATGCATCTCATAGCAGCTTTCAGGGAGTGAACTTGGGAAGTTCATGCTCTGGGTGCAAATAATCTCCAGTTTAACCTCTGGACAGGCTTTATTGCTTTTCTAAAGCCTAAGGATTGCAAACTTGGCATTACACTGCCCGGGCAGTTCCTCTCTGTCTCTGCTGCCCCTTGGACAGTGTTCCAAGCAGGCAGTGGGGTCCCTGTGTGGGGATGAATGTGCTGGATGAGGCTGTTTCTGGGGTTTGGGCGTTTGCATAAAGTGATGAAGGTGCAAAGCAGGAGGGTAAAGAagtccctctgctcctgtggtctcctgctccttccctggagaAGTTTTTGGACTCTTTGAAGTCAGACAAGCCATAGCTCAGAGCACATGGGATTTGGGAGAGGgttctgggctctgctgctcccagctcttgCCAACACAGACCCTAAAGCAGTGAGGAGTTAAGTAATCTCTGCTGAAGGTCTGAACTGTGCATTTAAGGAGTTGGACCTGATGATCCTTGATGGGTCACTTTCAGTTCTCTATGATTTGCTTTCTGCCCTcctggtgtcaccatggacTGAGGTCTGTGTGGAGGAGGATGAGTGCTGGGCTCCTCTGGAGCTCACTGAGAGGGTGGTGTGggaacaggcaggagctgtgctgagccagagctctgccagagccctgctgcccacgaggagctgctcctgagcGTGGTGGAGCTGCCCAGCCTTAATAAAAGGCTTTGCCATATCCATGTGCACGGAGGGAGAGCGCTCTGTTGACAGatactgctgctggctgcataTCATTAGCACACAGCTCGGGAGAGGGCTGGGCCAGCAGGGGTGTGAACTCTCTCTCGTTTCACCTGAGCACAAATACAGAGGAATGTCAGACTTCCCTTGAATCCCAGGTTTGTGTTTGTCCTggcacaggaggcaggagaTGCAGGCAGGTGGttgtgtcctgccagcagcttgctggggcaggggctggcataGTGTGAATGGAGATGCCACTGGCAGTGTCCAGCTCCTGAGGAGTGCAGAAACCTAATCTGCACTTTCTCTGAAACTGGATTCTCTGGATGTGCTAATACCAGCGTGCTTCCAGCTGTGCTATCAAGACCAAGCATGGTACAGCAAAATCTCCCTCAAAACCCCAATGCCAGAGCCAATGACAGCAAAATCACTCTTATCCTCTCATGCCAACATTCCTCTTTGTGCCACAGATTTCCCCAGGTGCCAAGGAACAGCTGGGTGGGAAGGTAGAGCAGCTGGGGGGTTTCAGAACCATTGCTGAGGAGGGATGTTTCATGGTGGGATCCCAAGGTGTCCTACCCAGGATGTGGCATACAGAGAGGCATTTGGGCATGACCTCCCACAGAGGCTGAATGAAGCCAAGTTCTGAAGACAGATTCTGACTAGAATTAAATAGGATATTTGAGATTTGAAATTTTACAACAAGCTTAAGGTCTGAGATCGCATTAGACCCGTTGTCTCAGTTCTGGGCTATTCAGAACCTGACTTGCCTTTCTCAGAAGTTGGTTTGATGTGGGAACACATTTTTCTTGAGATCTAAATCCAAGTCACATTGCCACAGCCTTGCATGTGGGCCACATGATTCCTTGGCAGTAGTACACCCCCCCAGAGAACCCCTTTAAAATAACGTTGCAGGAGCCTTAGGTGCATAGCTTCATATTTCAAGCAAGGAGACAGCAGTTCATGGTGCTAATTtgcccctgcacagctgggaatgTCTCAGTGAAGTCTGTCATCAATCCCTGCATGGTAAACAGTTGATTTTCTTGCTGCCTAGGGGTGATCCAGACAAATGTGACATCTGGGGGAACACCCCCCTCCACCTGGCAGCAGCCAACGGCCACCTGAACTGCCTCTCCTTCCTCATCTCCTTTGGGGCCAACATCTGGTGCCTGGACAATGACTACCACACCCCGCTGGACATGGCAGCCATGAAGGGGCACATGGAGTGTGTGCGGTACCTGGACTCGATTGCTGCCAAGCAGAGCAACCTCAACCCCAAGCTGGTGAGCAAACTGAAGGACAAGGCCTTTCGGGATGCAGAGAGGAGGATTAAGGACTGTGTCAAGCTGCAGAAGAAGCACCACGAAAGGATGGAGAAACGCTACAGAAAGGAGATGTCAGATAATTCGGATACCATGAGCTTTTCCAGCTATTCCAGCAGCACCTTAAGCAAGAAGTTCCAGCACATGTCTATGGTGACTTCCCTGCCATATTCACAAGCCACCATCCATGGCACAGCCAAGGGAAAGAcgaaaatacaaaagaaattaGAGAAGAAGAAGCAGGTGGACGGGACATTCAAGATCTACGAGGATGGCAGGAAAAGCGTGCGGTCTCTGTCTGGCCTGCAGCTGGGCAACGATGTCATGTTTGTGAAGCAGGGCACGTACGCCAGCCCGAAGGAGTGGACGCGCCGCAACATCCGCGACATGTTCCTCACGGACGAAGACACCGTCTCGCGTGCCATAAGCGACCCAGGTTTGCACATGGACTCGGCCCACTCCGAGGTCAGCACCGACTCCGGACACGACTCCTTGTTCAACCGCCCCGGGCTGGGCACCATGGTGTTCCGGCGCAACTACGTCAGCAGCGGGCTCTTCGGCATCGGCCGCGAGGACGGCGCCGCGCCGGGCGAGGACGGCGCCGACGGCCTGGGCGTCAGACTGCGGAGCCGCCTGCAGCGCTCGCCAAGTCTCAACGACAGCATTGGCAGTGCCAACAGCCTGCAGGAGAGGAACGCcgaggagctgccctgggatgAGGTGGAGCTGGGCTTAGATGATGACGACGAACCGGACACCAGCCCCTTGGAAACTTTTCTGGCTTCCCTGCACATGTTTGAATTCATCTCCATcctgaagaaggaaaagattGACTTGGAGGCCCTCATGCTGTGTTCAGACCATGACCTGAAGAGCATCAATATCCCTTTGGGCCCCAGGAAAAAGATTgtggatgccatccagaggagACGACAAACGCTGGAGAAGCCAGATGTCATTGTAGACACTGAACTGTAAGTGGGAGATGGGGTGTCTGAGGGGTTAAACCCTTCA encodes:
- the USH1G gene encoding pre-mRNA splicing regulator USH1G gives rise to the protein MNDQYHRAARDGYLDLLKEATKKDLNSPDEDGMTPTLWAAYHGNLDALRLIVSRGGDPDKCDIWGNTPLHLAAANGHLNCLSFLISFGANIWCLDNDYHTPLDMAAMKGHMECVRYLDSIAAKQSNLNPKLVSKLKDKAFRDAERRIKDCVKLQKKHHERMEKRYRKEMSDNSDTMSFSSYSSSTLSKKFQHMSMVTSLPYSQATIHGTAKGKTKIQKKLEKKKQVDGTFKIYEDGRKSVRSLSGLQLGNDVMFVKQGTYASPKEWTRRNIRDMFLTDEDTVSRAISDPGLHMDSAHSEVSTDSGHDSLFNRPGLGTMVFRRNYVSSGLFGIGREDGAAPGEDGADGLGVRLRSRLQRSPSLNDSIGSANSLQERNAEELPWDEVELGLDDDDEPDTSPLETFLASLHMFEFISILKKEKIDLEALMLCSDHDLKSINIPLGPRKKIVDAIQRRRQTLEKPDVIVDTEL